A single Nerophis ophidion isolate RoL-2023_Sa linkage group LG26, RoL_Noph_v1.0, whole genome shotgun sequence DNA region contains:
- the cbarpb gene encoding voltage-dependent calcium channel beta subunit-associated regulatory protein, whose product MSYESTVWNIPPENSTEVPPQAEEQQDGYVFLLVILAIVLVGTLIFVSILLITCRRCCRGGQCCASSSDDAGKTNATYTEESQPTHEITIRVDESDCLSMASSHDQETERFLSTGTMGRRVSFNEAALFDHGKKPQEKGRRYTLTEGDFHHLKNARLTHLHIPPPALKIVTIHECDSAENTITMTTRPVAKSALSIFQPMLCPLPQTALTSLSANSSCALPGDALNSTVVGTSFSAKTTAKTNGSSMEMIPVGTRDQGCNVSAGEGVAPLSGVPPGGSSTASQGPVQQFFTKLRRHASLEGASPYFKIKKWKLDSSHRASSLDMRGSPKRRQFQRQRAASESMDQDNNDTHHIDLIQYIARTQDIAYCPGRTVLSSASAPPPSLGRVEVEVMVEPSCSQTGAGLLGLSPDPQDDVLFLEKRESAEPLDLQDPQTLYRDIWTLRASLEQYAASDQSSNNDRNSVCSDADSVCTEKERERLQSYSSQDLGDELEGDKEFLAYLDETSGAKCVRSRKQQSTESERGGTYSETGTRKLLQMDSGYASIEAPYRGPEELRMFGSTSPKERTAHEKRHRFTKGGKSCTIGESFESHLYEEEPDDLLLGATGGVSAETSVGQQSGFPYGQLLIPREASQSSSQPQTLHRRDYSIDEKTDALFHEFLRHDPQFDQQESPLRKYRSRIHLRKQWQRHKQWSDPGVRHFHSSFERHRTPLRRGDSVNCPLDTSYHSTLPRIVSTPDEETTDAPETPKVKPMTEDFGKEKDQSESQINDEGLSQHLELPEDSKQPELLLEYLDERSPLHPPDSLGSGPQTITAELTDKLTANLDETLYMRIRRTKDTAECLTVAATHASPDHR is encoded by the exons ATGAGCTATGAGTCTAccgtttggaacatcccaccagAAAACTCCACA GAGGTACCACCACAGGCGGAGGAGCAGCAAGATGGCTACGTGTTTCTTCTGGTGATCCTCGCCATCGTCCTGGTGGGGACGTTAATCTTTGTCTCCATCCTCCTCATCACCTGCCGCCGTTGCTGTCGAGGAGGTCAATGTTGCGCCAG TAGCAGCGATGATGCTGGGAAAACCAACGCCACATACACGGAGGAGTCTCAGCCCACCCATG AAATCACCATTAGGGTGGACGAGTCCGACTGCCTGTCCATGGCCAGCTCCCACGATCAAGAGACGGAACGCTTCCTCTCTACTGGCACCATGGGCCGGCGCGTCTCCTTTAATGAGGCGGCACTCTTCGATCACGGCAAGAAGCCCCAAGAGAAGGGTCGAAG ATACACACTGACTGAGGGTGACTTTCACCACCTAAAGAACGCGCGGCTCACACACCTCCACATCCCGCCCCCGGCGCTGAAGATAGTCACCATCCATGAGTGCGACTCGGCCGAGAACACAATCACCATGACAACGCGCCCCGTTGCCAAGTCAGCACTTTCCATCTTCCAG CCAATGCTGTGCCCCTTGCCTCAAACTGCACTGACCAGCTTAAGCGCCAATTCCAGTTGTGCACTCCCAGGAGATGCCCTCAACTCAACTGTTGTGGGCACCAGCTTCAGTGCAAAAACTACTGCGAAGACAAATGGAAGCTCT ATGGAGATGATACCAGTAGGGACCCGGGACCAAGGCTGCAATGTCAGTGCAGGAGAAGGGGTCGCACCCCTGAGCGGTGTCCCTCCTGGAGGCAGCAGTACAGCCAGCCAGGGTCCAGTGCAGCAGTTCTTTACCAAACTGCGGCGCCACGCCAGTCTGGAAGGAGCCAGTCcctatttcaaaataaaaaaatggaagcTGGATAGCAGCCACAGGGCTTCAAGTCTGGACATGAGAG GCTCTCCAAAGAGGAGGCAGTTTCAGCGCCAGCGTGCCGCCAGTGAGAGCATGGACCAGGACAATAATGACACGCACCACATTGACCTCATCCAGTACATCGCCCGCACCCAAGACATCGCCTACTGTCCTGGCCGTACTGTGCTGTCATCCGCATCTGCACCACCCCCTTCCCTCGGCAG GGTGGAGGTAGAAGTGATGGTGGAGCCCAGCTGTAGCCAAACTGGAGCAGGGCTGCTTGGCTTGTCACCTGATCCCCAAGATGATGTGCTTTTTCTGGAAAAGAGGGAAAGTGCAGAGCCTCTCGATCTCCAGGATCCCCAGACACTTTACAGAGACATTTGGACCTTACGTGCATCACTAGAACAATATGCTGCTTCTGACCAAAGCAGCAACAACGACAGGAACTCAGTCTGCAGTGATGCTGACAGTGTGTGTACAGAAAAAGAAAGAGAGAGGCTCCAAAGCTACTCATCCCAGGATTTAGGGGACGAGCTAGAGGGAGACAAGGAGTTTTTGGCTTACCTGGATGAGACTTCAGGAGCGAAGTGCGTAAGAAGTAGAAAACAACAAAGTACAGAATCAGAGCGAGGTGGGACCTACAGTGAAACAGGGACTCGTAAATTGCTGCAAATGGATAGTGGTTATGCATCTATTGAGGCCCCCTACCGTGGTCCGGAAGAGTTGCGAATGTTCGGAAGCACCAGCCCAAAGGAAAGAACTGCCCATGAAAAAAGGCACCGCTTCACCAAGGGAGGAAAATCATGCACAATTGGCGAGAGCTTTGAGTCTCACCTCTATGAGGAGGAGCCAGATGATCTCTTGCTGGGCGCCACTGGTGGAGTTTCTGCAGAAACTAGTGTTGGTCAGCAAAGTGGGTTTCCATACGGCCAGCTGCTCATTCCTCGGGAGGCCTCACAATCTTCCAGTCAACCGCAGACCCTACACCGGAGAGACTACAGCATTGATGAGAAAACTGATGCACTCTTCCATGAGTTTCTTCGTCATGACCCTCAGTTTGATCAGCAGGAGTCGCCATTAAGAAAGTACCGGTCTCGAATCCACCTGCGCAAACAGTGGCAGCGGCACAAGCAGTGGAGTGATCCTGGTGTCAGACACTTCCATTCTTCCTTTGAGAGACACCGAACTCCCCTACGGAGGGGTGACAGTGTGAACTGCCCCCTTGACACGAGCTATCACAGCACGCTCCCTCGCATTGTCAGCACGCCAGATGAGGAAACCACCGATGCCCCAGAAACTCCAAAGGTAAAACCTATGACGGAGGATTTCGGAAAGGAAAAAGACCAGAGCGAGAGTCAGATAAACGACGAAGGTTTAAGTCAACACCTGGAACTTCCAGAGGACAGCAAACAACCCGAACTCCTCTTAGAATATCTGGATGAACGATCACCCCTTCATCCACCTGACTCCTTGGGCTCTGGCCCACAAACCATCACTGCAGAACTAACAGACAAACTGACTGCTAATCTAGACGAGACACTATACATGAGAATTCGAAGGACCAAGGACACAGCAGAGTGTTTGACGGTGGCGGCGACACATGCTTCTCCAGACCACAGA